ttcctttttaaaaaacctcTCTTCTGGgctgtcttttattttttgggtgtttaGATGGTATCAAATAAAGATCAGCATGAGATGGGAAGATAGAGGGTATACGTCTTTAGCAACCCCTGCAAGGGTTGTTCAATATGAAGGTAAAGCTTATTCAACTCTTCATGCTGCTATTTTCTTCGTTTCTGTTTCTAGGTTTTCTTTGTAGGTATAAAAAAGTTTGCCTGTCACAAAAAAAGGTGGGGACTTTTGCTACATTTCTTGCTAATCAACCACAATTCTTGTGCACGTTACAAACCTCAATAAACTCATAATTTCCCTGTTTTTGTGTCtctgggttttgggtttttccCCATATTTATAGAATATTTCACTTAGAGAAAAAAGGTGTGAACTTTTGCTATATTGCTGGTTGATCAACCACAATTCTCATTCATAATGTATTGACATGGGTGTATGAAAACctgaggttgttttttaaagttttttttttatttgtgaatgttttaaaataatatttttaaaaattatttttaatattagtgaattaaaataatctaaaatataaaaactattaatttaaaataaagaaaaaaataaaaaaaatttaaatttttttaaaatgtttttgaaacgcaaaaataaacagagcaATAATATACAAAACTTGTTTATTTGGGCAAATTTAGTGACTTTGAGAAGGAGCTTCTTAGGATGTCTATGTAACAGtcatttgttttcatattttatatgctTTGGTGTTCTTATTGTTCTTGCTTAGAGATGCAATTAGCTTTTGTGAGTTTTTTCTGTGCTCATTGTTTATGGTATGAGCTaagaaagaaatgatatttACTTGAGCCACAGCTCCTGATCTGGGTGGTGAAAACATATATGGGATATGGAAGATTGATGATACAGATAATAGTTTCTTGACACAGCCTTTTCGGATTAAATATGCAAGACAAGATATTCGTTTATCTATCATGATCTCGTTCACTCTACCTCTCGGTGAAAATGAGGTAATCTatactcctctctctctctccatctctCAGTATGTGTGTGAGCGTGAAGCTCACGTGCCTTATACAATAAGCTTTCCTTCTTAACTCATATAGTTACAATTAGAGTAGAAAATGCAGCTGAATGTTGCCTGAGTCAAGGGAAGTGAAACCAACTCGAAGACAAACAAAGAGCTCTAGAAAACAGGATTTACTATAATATAACAGAATATAGTATCTTTATGTATGGTCTCCTGCTCTGCTTAGTGTTTTTGATACCGCCTATCAAGGTTGGTATATATAGCTGGTCTGCATCCAATATGAAGAGGCCTGGTGACAGAGAATCGTTCCTGTGAAAGTTTCTTCTATGTACATGTCAAAACTCCACCACCTACATTATGATATTGCATCATTGCTTTCATGATGACTAGCACTCTGTCTTTTGAAATCATTGCCCTTTCTTTCTTGTGGCTTTCCTGAGAAGGTCATTGGAGATCACAGGGCTTAAAAACCCATGGATTACTTGTCTGTATCAGAAAGAATTGGAATGTTGCATTTCTTAAAACTAACAAGATTGAGGAACTGCTTGCAAAAAACTTTCATCAGCTGTTCCAGAAAAGgggtgaaaaatattatttccttCTGATTCTTCAAAACATCACCACTCCTTTAACCTGGGATttaatgaaaatacattaatatcTTCACTGCATATGTTTATTACAATTTTGGTGCTGTACATGCCAGCTTAAAATTTACTGATGCTGATGTTTATGGTCTTCAAACTGATATGGTGTACAATTTGCAGGGTCCATCCACCTCTGctgttattttgaaatttgagctTATGCAAGCTCCCATAACAGAGAACATGTAAGTTGAGggattttgttatttgattcttgaataaaatgatttgttgttttatctTACCCACTcaatgtttttggattaaattaagatattcTACTGATTGATAGGCACACTGTGCAGGGTTATGGCTTATCCGAATGCTTCTTCTGTTTCGGTCCATGAATTTCGAATTCCTCCTAAAGCTCTTCTGGGATTGCATTCATATTGCCCTGTACACTTTGATGCATTTCATTATGTGTTAGTTGATGCAAGCGTGCACACCAGTCTAATGACAGCTGGTTCTTTCATGAAGGTACCCAGGTTTGTCACACTTCCGGCATCTAATTAAGCAACCCGGTCATGATCACATTTTGACTCTTGTTGCCTAATATAACTTGATGAGTTGTATCTTGCAGTGGTTCTTATGGTCAAGATGTTGCTGGCAAAATTAGTGATGGAATCAGCCAAGTATGCTCTTACACAATGGATAATCTTTTGCATGCTCTTATCCACTCTACTTAGCTTTGTGCCTTCATGCATTATCTTATTGTTTAAATTGCTAGATGTTGCTTCATCTGATTTATGATGACGGTATTTACTTGCTGCAACACTTTTGCACAAGCATCTGTATATTTGAGTGAATGCACTACTTTTGTTCATACATGCATGTGCATATGTGCAAATTTGCATACTGTTTTCTGCAAAACTTGCAGTTTACTTTAGCCTGGGTTTAGTCCTACTAATTAGAACTGGTGTACTGTCCAGAAAAGCAATTGGTTGAGTGGGTTGGCTGTGACAACTTCCTGTTCAACTTTGGAGTAGAGCTTTCTGTCACTCCttaggtttttgttaaaaaaatactaataggAGCTCCCAAATTGCTTCAATAATGAAATGTGTTAGAATAACTTCATAATTCTTTATCTGCCATCGACAAAGTATTCTTCGATTCCTTTTTCCAAAGGTATCCAGAAATTGCATTTTGTGAGATATTGTAGATCTTTTTACAAGTTCATTCCTTCCCAAGTGCAACGAGAAGGAAACATCTAGATTCACCCAAATAAGAAACACCCCTAGAAACAAGCGGTGCTCAATGGATGCTTAAATGATAGTTAACCATTATGCAACTTGTAAGCATGTAAcacatgtttttccttttaagtttAGTCTTTTTCCTGCAAAAGatgattgaagagaaaaattctaaaacttcTGCTTTAAAGAAAATACAGCTTAAGAAAGTTAAAAGTTCTGCGTGGCTGAAGCCCAAAGGTTTGAAGATGCAATCACATGTTTAGATTTGAAACATGCAGTTATCCAGTATGGAGGAGCCTGTTCTTTAGCTTTATTCAGCTTTTGTGATATTTTCatggattgaaattttaattttgtgattgGCCAGGCATTAGGTGAAGTGGCTTCTTTAGATACAAAAAAGATCATGCTTGTTAAAGCATTGTTGGTTTCCCGTGATGCATTGCTTGAAGAGCTACAAAAAATCAGCAAAGGCATTGGACATGCTATTGATTTATCTGATTTTATTTCCAATATGGATGATATGAGGATGTTTGATTCTATCATGCAAGAAAATCTGGGTACTGCAGATGGTGAAGTTTCAGGACAAGGAAAGCCACATAATGGTCTTGAGGTCCTTcctataatttttatagttaacaaattttgattttactaTCAGTTTGAGTGCTTTCTTATTTACTTAATATTTTTGTCTCTTCTTGGAAAGAAAGCAAATGGCACTGCAGATTTTCAAAGTGATAATTTGCCCCACATTTCAACGAAGGCTGTTGTTGTAAACATTTTTCATTCGTTGGGTGCTCAACTATCGTATTTATGGAAGATTTTTTTGCAGTTCCACAGGTTTGCTTTTCCACCAAATTGACACATTGagttagaattttttatattttcctctTCCAAGTAAGGATATGATTCATTTAGCAAGTTGTTGACGTGACCTTTCTTTTAGGTACATCACAACTGACCGTAGctatttaaccaaaaaaagtaCTTCATCCCTTGCATTTTCTTAAATGCTTCAATACTGACAGTACAGTTTGCTTGTTGAAGAACAGTGAAGACACTGATTTTTGGTGTGCTTTTAAAATGGATAGTATATTCCTATGATGAAATTTGTGAAATTTATGATGGACAAGCTTGCAACTACCGTGATTCTTATTTTTGGTgtgatttcttaaatttttatgataacCTATCGGTCTTCCTTTATAAGGGATTTGATTTATGCTTATTGTTGGTTGCATTTAGTAAAATGATTGGTTGATTCAGATTCATTAACTTTATCTGCACTTTTTTAACTACTGACCTTTTTGCTTCATTCCAGggcaaacaaaataacaatactGGAGTTTCTGCGTGATGTGTGGACTAAAGATCGACGAGCTGAGTGGTCAATATGGATGGTGTACTCTAAGGTCGATATGCCTCATCAGTACATAAGCAGTGGAACTGATGATTCCTTCTATCATGGCCATAGAAGATCTTCAAGTGTGTTGAatgtaaatgtttttatttttctgctcgtttcctgttttttttctcttctatagACTATTAGTCTTTTTTTGACTTTCAGTAATAaacaccattatttttttaattccatagTCTCCAAgtcacaatttttattttctgttctaCACAGCCTGCCCAGAGTGCAGCTACACGTGCTGACCTTCATCGGCGAAGTATTGCCCAAATGAGGGTGAGTATTACTCCCACTTTGAATGATTTGTTACAGTCGTCTTGTTCTTTGGTGTTACACAGGGTTGGTATTGTTTCCATGCAGATTAATAATCGGTCAATTCAAGACATGTACATATTTGGGGATCCACTACGAATTCCTATCATGATCGTGGAACGTGTAGCTAATGCTCCACGGCGTACTCTCAGTGAAAATTCTTACTTTAGAAATTTGGAACTGGTAGATTCACATAGCTTGCACGGTGGACCTGGCGCCGAAGCTGAAGCTGAAGCTGGTAAGAAGCAATCTGGCGGTGTGCTACCAAAAAATGGTCGTGAATTGAAGGCTGTCATCTTTGTGCATGGGTTTCAGGCAAGGCTCGCTCTTTGTCCTTCCCCCCAACCCATGTAGCTAGCTACTTTACAATCCAATGTACAAACTTGTGCTTTAATTGATTTTACACCATTTACCAAATAATTGAAAACCTGTTTTTTTATCACTTGCtgattgaattttgtttctatCCTTGCTACACCTAAGGAGCTGCTTCATTGCTAATTAACTAGTTTAACGCTTTGCAGCTTGCACCTTCAAATTGTTTCTTTAGAATgaatttccttaatttttttgtttatcaggTATTTGAATAAATTCTCCAAAAGAGAGTTTTGATGTTGGCATAATAGAGGTGATAAATGGGATGCAATTGTTATGGAATTTTGATTGTGTGTTCGGGTCGAATCTTCCTTTCTTTGTACAGTTAATGCTTCTTTTTTGTTGGCACCATAAAAAAGTGCCTTTGATTGGTCAATTGAGTTTTTAGCCGAggcaaatatttaaaatttccaaaacttgagctttttacttttattttaaatgcttGACCTAGACTATTAAGTAATGGCTTGGCTTCCATCATCTGAAAGTGTAAATTTAGCCTGGGTTCATTTCTAACAATTTGATTCACTTCTTCCCTTCAGATAATTGGGAACCATGGgatgaaaattgtttttgtagattaaactttataaatagATTATCTTTTTCTCATAAGGATTTGAATCTGTTACCAtgaatttattggtttataGTTTCATGCAtgaattatttgattgtttgaGTCTGTTTCATCCACATATTTGTAACCTTCTGAAACCAAAAACCAAGCTGTTCTTGAAGTGAATTCTATATTATTCAGATACTGGGTAACAAATTTTATCTTATATCGTTCATTGTTTTTGCAATTGATTGTCCTGTGCTCCTGGACAATCTGTAATGAAGTCTATTCTATTCCTCTTGTGAACTGTGTTCTAGTTTTATGCATAAATTGGCTTAATTTTGTTTGTCACACCTACAACACACCAGGGACACCATCTGGATTTACGCCTTGTTCGCAATCAGTGGCTTTTGATAGACCCCAAGATGGAGTTCCTAATGTCAGAGGCAAATGAAGACAAAACATCTGGAGACTTCAGAGAAATGGGACTAAGGCTGGCACAGGAAGTGATCTCTttccttaaaaagaaaatggatagaGTTTCAAGATCTGGTTTCTTAAGGGATATCAAGCTTAGCTTTGTTGGGCATTCTCTTGGAAATATCATCATAAGAACAGCATTAGCAGGTAATATAATCAATGCAATGCAATGTCATGCCATACTTTTCTATTAATCTGTAATTTGACACTTGCTTTGTATTTGTATTGCCACAGAGAGCATAATGGAACCATACCTAAGATACCTTCACACATATGTTTCTATATCTGGGCCACATTTGGGGTATCTCTACAGCTCAAACTCTTTGTTTAACTCTGGGATGTGGCTTTTGAAAAAACTTAAGGGAACGCGGTGCATTCATCAGCTTATGTTCACAGATGACCCAAATCTACAAAACACTTTCTTGTACAAACTCTGTGAGGTACTAAGaatcttattttgtttctttgattgATTATAGAGAGAGATTAcactataaaaagaataagaaaaagaagtgaTGATTAGGATCTGAAAAATAACAACTTGCATTTCTTCAAGCAGCCTCTGTGTGTGAAATCATAGCAGATGCTGACTTCTACTTCTTGACTGAGTTCTAAAActgtttattttgttctttcagCGGAAGACATTGGAGAATTTCAGGCATATAGTACTGCTATCTTCACCCCAGGTATGTCATGCTATGCCTCAAAAGAAAACTTCTTGAAGGTCTCCAATTGTTTAGCCATT
This window of the Populus trichocarpa isolate Nisqually-1 chromosome 13, P.trichocarpa_v4.1, whole genome shotgun sequence genome carries:
- the LOC18104304 gene encoding uncharacterized protein LOC18104304 isoform X3, encoding MFETVQEIAVCIHRFHNLDLFQQGWYQIKISMRWEDRGYTSLATPARVVQYEAPDLGGENIYGIWKIDDTDNSFLTQPFRIKYARQDIRLSIMISFTLPLGENEGPSTSAVILKFELMQAPITENMVMAYPNASSVSVHEFRIPPKALLGLHSYCPVHFDAFHYVLVDASVHTSLMTAGSFMKVPSGSYGQDVAGKISDGISQALGEVASLDTKKIMLVKALLVSRDALLEELQKISKGIGHAIDLSDFISNMDDMRMFDSIMQENLGTADGEVSGQGKPHNGLEKANGTADFQSDNLPHISTKAVVVNIFHSLGAQLSYLWKIFLQFHRANKITILEFLRDVWTKDRRAEWSIWMVYSKVDMPHQYISSGTDDSFYHGHRRSSSVLNPAQSAATRADLHRRSIAQMRVSITPTLNDLLQSSCSLVLHRVGIVSMQINNRSIQDMYIFGDPLRIPIMIVERVANAPRRTLSENSYFRNLELVDSHSLHGGPGAEAEAEAGKKQSGGVLPKNGRELKAVIFVHGFQGHHLDLRLVRNQWLLIDPKMEFLMSEANEDKTSGDFREMGLRLAQEVISFLKKKMDRVSRSGFLRDIKLSFVGHSLGNIIIRTALAESIMEPYLRYLHTYVSISGPHLGYLYSSNSLFNSGMWLLKKLKGTRCIHQLMFTDDPNLQNTFLYKLCERKTLENFRHIVLLSSPQMLNNCLDQLRAPTSEHRLFLRCDVNFDTSAYGRNLNTIIGRAAHIEFLESDVFAKFIMWSFQELFC
- the LOC18104304 gene encoding uncharacterized protein LOC18104304 isoform X1, whose protein sequence is MFETVQEIAVCIHRFHNLDLFQQGWYQIKISMRWEDRGYTSLATPARVVQYEAPDLGGENIYGIWKIDDTDNSFLTQPFRIKYARQDIRLSIMISFTLPLGENEGPSTSAVILKFELMQAPITENMVMAYPNASSVSVHEFRIPPKALLGLHSYCPVHFDAFHYVLVDASVHTSLMTAGSFMKVPSGSYGQDVAGKISDGISQALGEVASLDTKKIMLVKALLVSRDALLEELQKISKGIGHAIDLSDFISNMDDMRMFDSIMQENLGTADGEVSGQGKPHNGLEKANGTADFQSDNLPHISTKAVVVNIFHSLGAQLSYLWKIFLQFHRANKITILEFLRDVWTKDRRAEWSIWMVYSKVDMPHQYISSGTDDSFYHGHRRSSSVLNPAQSAATRADLHRRSIAQMRVSITPTLNDLLQSSCSLVLHRVGIVSMQINNRSIQDMYIFGDPLRIPIMIVERVANAPRRTLSENSYFRNLELVDSHSLHGGPGAEAEAEAGKKQSGGVLPKNGRELKAVIFVHGFQGHHLDLRLVRNQWLLIDPKMEFLMSEANEDKTSGDFREMGLRLAQEVISFLKKKMDRVSRSGFLRDIKLSFVGHSLGNIIIRTALAESIMEPYLRYLHTYVSISGPHLGYLYSSNSLFNSGMWLLKKLKGTRCIHQLMFTDDPNLQNTFLYKLCERKTLENFRHIVLLSSPQDGYVPYHSARIELCHAASMDHSKKGRLFLQMLNNCLDQLRAPTSEHRLFLRCDVNFDTSAYGRNLNTIIGRAAHIEFLESDVFAKFIMWSFQELFC
- the LOC18104304 gene encoding uncharacterized protein LOC18104304 isoform X5 encodes the protein MAYPNASSVSVHEFRIPPKALLGLHSYCPVHFDAFHYVLVDASVHTSLMTAGSFMKVPSGSYGQDVAGKISDGISQALGEVASLDTKKIMLVKALLVSRDALLEELQKISKGIGHAIDLSDFISNMDDMRMFDSIMQENLGTADGEVSGQGKPHNGLEKANGTADFQSDNLPHISTKAVVVNIFHSLGAQLSYLWKIFLQFHRANKITILEFLRDVWTKDRRAEWSIWMVYSKVDMPHQYISSGTDDSFYHGHRRSSSVLNPAQSAATRADLHRRSIAQMRVSITPTLNDLLQSSCSLVLHRVGIVSMQINNRSIQDMYIFGDPLRIPIMIVERVANAPRRTLSENSYFRNLELVDSHSLHGGPGAEAEAEAGKKQSGGVLPKNGRELKAVIFVHGFQGHHLDLRLVRNQWLLIDPKMEFLMSEANEDKTSGDFREMGLRLAQEVISFLKKKMDRVSRSGFLRDIKLSFVGHSLGNIIIRTALAESIMEPYLRYLHTYVSISGPHLGYLYSSNSLFNSGMWLLKKLKGTRCIHQLMFTDDPNLQNTFLYKLCERKTLENFRHIVLLSSPQDGYVPYHSARIELCHAASMDHSKKGRLFLQMLNNCLDQLRAPTSEHRLFLRCDVNFDTSAYGRNLNTIIGRAAHIEFLESDVFAKFIMWSFQELFC
- the LOC18104304 gene encoding uncharacterized protein LOC18104304 isoform X2, yielding MFETVQEIAVCIHRFHNLDLFQQGWYQIKISMRWEDRGYTSLATPARVVQYEAPDLGGENIYGIWKIDDTDNSFLTQPFRIKYARQDIRLSIMISFTLPLGENEGPSTSAVILKFELMQAPITENMVMAYPNASSVSVHEFRIPPKALLGLHSYCPVHFDAFHYVLVDASVHTSLMTAGSFMKVPSGSYGQDVAGKISDGISQALGEVASLDTKKIMLVKALLVSRDALLEELQKISKGIGHAIDLSDFISNMDDMRMFDSIMQENLGTADGEVSGQGKPHNGLEKANGTADFQSDNLPHISTKAVVVNIFHSLGAQLSYLWKIFLQFHRANKITILEFLRDVWTKDRRAEWSIWMVYSKVDMPHQYISSGTDDSFYHGHRRSSSVLNPAQSAATRADLHRRSIAQMRINNRSIQDMYIFGDPLRIPIMIVERVANAPRRTLSENSYFRNLELVDSHSLHGGPGAEAEAEAGKKQSGGVLPKNGRELKAVIFVHGFQGHHLDLRLVRNQWLLIDPKMEFLMSEANEDKTSGDFREMGLRLAQEVISFLKKKMDRVSRSGFLRDIKLSFVGHSLGNIIIRTALAESIMEPYLRYLHTYVSISGPHLGYLYSSNSLFNSGMWLLKKLKGTRCIHQLMFTDDPNLQNTFLYKLCERKTLENFRHIVLLSSPQDGYVPYHSARIELCHAASMDHSKKGRLFLQMLNNCLDQLRAPTSEHRLFLRCDVNFDTSAYGRNLNTIIGRAAHIEFLESDVFAKFIMWSFQELFC
- the LOC18104304 gene encoding uncharacterized protein LOC18104304 isoform X4; its protein translation is MFETVQEIAVCIHRFHNLDLFQQGWYQIKISMRWEDRGYTSLATPARVVQYEAPDLGGENIYGIWKIDDTDNSFLTQPFRIKYARQDIRLSIMISFTLPLGENEGPSTSAVILKFELMQAPITENMVMAYPNASSVSVHEFRIPPKALLGLHSYCPVHFDAFHYVLVDASVHTSLMTAGSFMKVPSGSYGQDVAGKISDGISQALGEVASLDTKKIMLVKALLVSRDALLEELQKISKGIGHAIDLSDFISNMDDMRMFDSIMQENLGTADGEVSGQGKPHNGLEKANGTADFQSDNLPHISTKAVVVNIFHSLGAQLSYLWKIFLQFHRANKITILEFLRDVWTKDRRAEWSIWMVYSKVDMPHQYISSGTDDSFYHGHRRSSSVLNPAQSAATRADLHRRSIAQMRVSITPTLNDLLQSSCSLVLHRVGIVSMQINNRSIQDMYIFGDPLRIPIMIVERVANAPRRTLSENSYFRNLELVDSHSLHGGPGAEAEAEAGKKQSGGVLPKNGRELKAVIFVHGFQGHHLDLRLVRNQWLLIDPKMEFLMSEANEDKTSGDFREMGLRLAQEVISFLKKKMDRVSRSGFLRDIKLSFVGHSLGNIIIRTALAESIMEPYLRYLHTYVSISGPHLGYLYSSNSLFNSGMWLLKKLKGTRCIHQLMFTDDPNLQNTFLYKLCERKTLENFRHIVLLSSPQN